Proteins encoded together in one Janthinobacterium tructae window:
- a CDS encoding IS3 family transposase (programmed frameshift) — protein sequence MTRNKQTIEVVTVSQERRRRWSAEEKAALVRETYEPGMNVSLVARKHGVGASQLFNWRKLEREGALMAVTAGESVVPASELAAARAQIAQLQRMLGKKTMEAEILKEAVEFAREKKLDCALALVGQGRPVKPVCSALGVARSHVSQMLIRPADWVDGRTVQTFHQPADAILVDAVRAEITALPTYGYRRAGALVNRTRALMGLQTINHKRFYRVMKQNSLLLPKAPKRPVSSRVHDGVVSVAESNQRWCSDGFEIACDNGEVVTGVFMKDCCDREIIAWRAWAERGLPGEPVRDMLVEAVEARFGQASVGSTRLEFLSDNGGAYRAHETHALVRALGIEPVHTPVCSPQSNGIAESFVNTFKRDYVNLMDRSSAEIVLAQLPDAFMHFNEVHPHSSLKWKSPRMFRRELARRAQESGAN from the exons ATGACTAGGAACAAGCAAACAATCGAAGTGGTAACGGTGAGCCAGGAGCGTCGCAGACGCTGGTCAGCCGAGGAAAAGGCGGCACTGGTACGCGAGACGTACGAGCCGGGCATGAACGTGTCGCTGGTCGCTCGCAAGCACGGCGTGGGGGCGAGCCAGCTGTTCAACTGGCGCAAACTCGAACGCGAAGGTGCACTGATGGCGGTTACTGCCGGCGAATCGGTCGTGCCAGCGAGCGAACTGGCAGCTGCGCGCGCCCAGATCGCACAATTGCAGCGCATGCTTGGCAAGAAGACGATGGAGGCGGAAATTCTCAAGGAGGCCGTCGAGTTCGCTCGCGAAAAAAAGT TGGATTGCGCGCTCGCCCTTGTTGGGCAAGGACGACCAGTGAAGCCGGTTTGTTCTGCCCTTGGTGTAGCGCGCTCGCATGTTTCGCAAATGTTGATTCGGCCGGCCGACTGGGTCGATGGCCGCACTGTACAAACGTTCCATCAACCTGCTGACGCGATCCTGGTCGACGCGGTGCGCGCCGAGATCACCGCATTGCCAACGTATGGCTATCGCCGTGCAGGCGCTCTGGTCAATCGAACACGCGCATTGATGGGGCTGCAAACGATCAACCATAAGCGCTTTTACCGGGTGATGAAACAGAACTCTCTACTGCTGCCCAAAGCACCTAAACGGCCCGTCAGTAGCCGCGTGCACGACGGTGTGGTGTCGGTGGCCGAATCGAACCAACGCTGGTGTTCCGACGGTTTCGAGATCGCCTGCGACAACGGCGAAGTGGTGACCGGCGTGTTCATGAAGGACTGCTGTGATCGTGAAATCATCGCGTGGCGGGCGTGGGCTGAACGTGGGTTGCCTGGCGAACCGGTACGTGACATGTTGGTGGAAGCGGTGGAAGCGCGATTTGGCCAGGCCAGTGTCGGATCGACCCGGCTGGAATTCTTGAGCGACAACGGTGGCGCCTACCGGGCCCATGAAACGCACGCCTTGGTGCGCGCACTTGGGATTGAACCGGTGCACACGCCGGTATGCAGCCCGCAGTCGAACGGCATTGCTGAAAGCTTCGTGAACACGTTTAAACGAGACTATGTGAACTTGATGGACCGCAGCAGCGCAGAAATCGTTCTGGCTCAATTGCCAGACGCCTTTATGCACTTCAACGAGGTCCATCCGCATTCGTCGCTGAAATGGAAATCGCCTCGCATGTTCAGGAGGGAGCTGGCGCGCCGGGCTCAGGAAAGTGGCGCTAACTAA
- a CDS encoding cytochrome c: MKIKISFIASLGMLSPIQAPPSFADNINGKNLYIQRCSMCHGTDIKGTGPLANKSNPSTPDLTTSAFKKRLKDYPGVIISSVILRPNGDLIPKTLRENGVRISPYAWKVQDFRDLNQYMSGVILKNR, from the coding sequence ATGAAAATCAAAATATCATTCATCGCCTCGCTAGGAATGCTATCGCCAATTCAGGCACCACCATCCTTCGCGGACAATATCAACGGTAAAAATCTCTATATACAGCGATGCTCCATGTGCCATGGAACAGATATCAAGGGAACCGGCCCACTGGCGAATAAAAGCAATCCTTCCACACCTGACCTTACAACCTCCGCCTTCAAAAAACGTCTGAAAGATTATCCGGGCGTTATTATTTCATCAGTCATACTTCGCCCGAATGGCGACTTGATTCCAAAAACTTTGCGAGAAAATGGCGTAAGAATATCGCCGTACGCATGGAAGGTTCAGGATTTTCGCGACTTGAATCAATACATGAGTGGTGTGATTTTGAAGAATCGATGA
- a CDS encoding alpha/beta fold hydrolase: MTTFTHSSGQYLSVDDAEIYFEIIGNPIGSPLLLLHGGLGNLTDFNGIVAQLASEFRLIGVDFRGHGKSTLGKSRLTYQRYQADVEAILAHLNIDCFSILGFSDGGITALRMAAETPARIKRLVAVAAQSQMEADDPILPMLSGVTADVWETKFPDAVSYYRENNPEPDFDTLIKSVVSLWTDIKHSAYPGNLIKQITAQTLLVRGDEDHLCSLKCIAELRNKIKGSAFMNIPYAGHEAYKDSPVLFMEVVHDFLIHQLSRKAD, from the coding sequence ATGACTACTTTTACTCATTCTTCAGGCCAGTACTTATCCGTTGATGATGCCGAAATATACTTTGAAATCATAGGAAATCCGATCGGGAGTCCATTGCTGTTACTGCACGGCGGCTTAGGCAACCTGACAGACTTCAATGGCATTGTCGCTCAACTTGCAAGTGAATTTAGATTGATTGGCGTTGATTTTCGTGGACACGGCAAGTCGACGCTCGGAAAATCCCGCCTGACCTATCAACGATATCAAGCAGATGTAGAAGCTATTCTGGCGCACTTGAACATCGATTGTTTTTCCATATTGGGCTTTAGTGACGGTGGTATCACTGCCTTGCGCATGGCCGCTGAAACCCCTGCACGGATCAAGAGACTGGTGGCTGTGGCGGCTCAAAGTCAAATGGAAGCGGACGACCCGATCCTTCCCATGTTAAGTGGCGTGACGGCTGATGTCTGGGAGACAAAGTTTCCCGATGCAGTCTCCTACTACAGAGAGAACAATCCAGAACCAGACTTTGATACGTTGATCAAATCGGTTGTATCGCTCTGGACAGATATCAAACACAGCGCTTACCCTGGCAATCTGATCAAGCAGATCACGGCACAAACGTTGCTGGTGCGTGGCGACGAAGATCATCTTTGTTCGTTAAAGTGCATCGCTGAACTACGAAATAAAATAAAAGGTTCTGCCTTCATGAACATCCCATATGCAGGGCACGAGGCATACAAAGATTCTCCTGTTTTATTCATGGAGGTGGTGCACGATTTCCTTATCCATCAGCTCAGTCGGAAAGCTGATTAG
- a CDS encoding GNAT family N-acetyltransferase, whose protein sequence is MTTHPASITFHAAKADDTPAFIALRGKTRQNAVSRERLAEVGITAESWAEMMRSGSLPGQVCHHDGQLVGYCFGARDTGEIIVLALLPEFEGLGIGKTLLELVMTELRAQGHQRLFLGCSSDPASRSYGFYRYLGWTATGETDKYGDDVLEFRWTA, encoded by the coding sequence ATGACGACACATCCAGCATCGATCACCTTCCATGCCGCCAAGGCGGACGACACCCCGGCCTTTATCGCATTGCGCGGCAAGACGCGGCAAAACGCCGTTTCCAGAGAACGCCTGGCGGAAGTGGGCATCACGGCCGAATCCTGGGCCGAGATGATGCGCTCGGGCAGCCTGCCCGGCCAGGTCTGCCACCACGACGGCCAGCTGGTCGGCTACTGCTTTGGCGCGCGCGACACGGGCGAAATCATCGTCCTGGCCCTGCTGCCGGAATTCGAAGGACTGGGCATCGGCAAGACCTTGCTGGAATTGGTGATGACGGAACTGCGCGCGCAGGGCCACCAACGGCTGTTCCTCGGTTGCTCCAGCGATCCCGCTTCGCGCTCCTACGGCTTTTACCGCTACCTGGGCTGGACCGCGACGGGGGAAACGGACAAGTATGGCGACGATGTGCTGGAGTTTCGCTGGACGGCCTAG
- a CDS encoding ribonuclease Z, protein MFKLTFLGTSSGVPTRHRNVTSLALQTTHNRDWWMIDCGEATQHRLQRLPLSVHDLVGICITHVHGDHSYGLPGLLASASMTGRKKPLLLIAPAAIKAWIDATLLHTELFLTYPLIHIDVDSAPVVHEEAGLTISRHALSHRAPSVGYRFALETSRWKLDKAALQAAGAPPGPAWGLLQAGQDAILDDGTVLRATAFRQVETQRATVVIGGDNDTPALLTDACAGAQLLVHEATYTEAMLQKVGPGPTHSSVQRVAQFAEAVRLPNLILTHFSARYHNADGMAELEAEARLHYSGELFLARDFDSYELDAAGVLSKLPAKSR, encoded by the coding sequence ATGTTCAAACTGACTTTTCTCGGCACGTCTTCCGGCGTGCCCACGCGCCACCGCAACGTCACGTCGCTGGCCCTGCAAACCACGCACAACCGCGACTGGTGGATGATCGATTGCGGCGAAGCCACGCAGCACCGGCTGCAGCGACTGCCCTTGTCCGTGCACGACCTGGTGGGCATCTGCATCACCCACGTGCATGGCGACCACAGCTATGGCCTGCCGGGCTTGCTGGCCAGCGCCTCGATGACGGGGCGCAAAAAACCCCTGCTGCTGATCGCCCCGGCCGCCATCAAGGCCTGGATCGACGCGACCTTGCTGCACACGGAACTATTTTTGACGTATCCGCTGATCCACATCGACGTGGACAGCGCGCCAGTCGTGCATGAGGAAGCGGGCTTGACCATATCGCGCCATGCACTGTCGCACCGCGCGCCCAGCGTCGGCTACCGTTTTGCGCTGGAAACGAGCAGATGGAAGCTGGACAAGGCGGCCCTGCAGGCAGCGGGCGCGCCGCCCGGCCCCGCCTGGGGACTGTTGCAGGCGGGCCAGGATGCGATCCTGGACGATGGCACGGTCTTGCGCGCCACCGCCTTCCGCCAGGTGGAAACGCAGCGCGCCACGGTGGTGATCGGCGGCGACAACGACACGCCAGCGTTGCTGACGGACGCCTGTGCCGGCGCGCAGCTGCTCGTGCATGAAGCCACCTACACGGAAGCGATGCTGCAAAAGGTGGGCCCCGGCCCCACGCACAGTTCCGTGCAGCGCGTGGCGCAGTTTGCCGAAGCTGTGCGCCTGCCCAATCTGATTTTGACGCACTTCAGCGCCCGCTATCACAATGCGGACGGCATGGCAGAACTGGAAGCGGAAGCCCGGCTGCATTACTCGGGTGAATTGTTCCTGGCGCGCGATTTCGACAGCTATGAACTCGATGCGGCCGGCGTGCTCAGCAAGCTGCCGGCGAAATCCCGCTAA
- a CDS encoding GFA family protein gives MIKGSCCCGSVKFELASPPSMMGMCHCSRCRKAGASALAFVDKNSFTLLEGREFIQRYEPEPPFKYARTFCKNCGTSLGEIGSENDSFPISVNCLDDDPEVRIQFHVYVGSKPAWYAICDNAKQFQESPT, from the coding sequence ATGATCAAAGGCAGTTGCTGCTGTGGTTCGGTAAAGTTTGAATTGGCATCACCCCCAAGCATGATGGGCATGTGCCACTGTTCTCGGTGTCGGAAGGCCGGAGCGAGTGCCTTGGCCTTTGTTGATAAGAATTCTTTTACTTTGCTGGAGGGGCGAGAATTTATTCAACGATATGAACCAGAGCCTCCATTTAAATATGCAAGAACTTTTTGCAAGAATTGCGGAACTTCGTTGGGGGAAATTGGTTCAGAGAATGATTCATTTCCAATATCAGTTAACTGCCTGGATGATGACCCTGAGGTAAGAATACAATTTCATGTTTATGTTGGCTCCAAGCCTGCATGGTATGCAATTTGTGACAATGCAAAACAGTTTCAAGAAAGTCCAACATAA
- a CDS encoding tetratricopeptide repeat protein: protein MSVSTASLNEAGILAYNDGNYAEAFKQFDAAARTGEPAGQHLLASLYYQGHGVMQDVPKAVELFTAAAQAGFPPSLANLALMYASGDGVAQDMAQSLAYGRQAAEAGDGQSQFNLAQAYRKGDGVPQDYAEAAFWYKQAAEAGSLSAQNEYGLLYAQGQGVELDYVQAYAWIAMPAEAGSAQSIKNRDQLLEILTPSQQQAARALAAEYAAQYGVNPH, encoded by the coding sequence ATGAGCGTATCGACAGCATCTTTGAATGAAGCGGGCATCCTCGCTTATAACGACGGCAATTACGCCGAGGCCTTTAAACAATTCGACGCGGCTGCGCGCACCGGCGAACCGGCCGGCCAGCATTTATTGGCCAGCCTGTATTACCAGGGCCATGGCGTGATGCAAGACGTGCCGAAAGCGGTGGAACTGTTCACGGCGGCGGCGCAAGCGGGTTTTCCCCCATCGCTGGCCAACCTGGCCCTGATGTATGCAAGCGGCGATGGCGTCGCGCAAGACATGGCGCAATCGCTCGCATATGGGCGCCAGGCGGCCGAGGCGGGCGATGGCCAGTCGCAATTCAACCTGGCGCAGGCGTACCGCAAGGGTGATGGTGTACCGCAAGACTATGCCGAAGCGGCGTTCTGGTACAAGCAGGCGGCCGAAGCCGGTTCCCTGTCGGCGCAGAATGAATATGGCTTGCTGTACGCGCAAGGGCAGGGCGTCGAGCTCGATTACGTGCAGGCGTATGCCTGGATCGCCATGCCGGCAGAGGCCGGCAGCGCGCAATCGATCAAGAACCGCGACCAGTTGCTGGAAATTCTCACGCCCTCACAGCAGCAGGCGGCACGCGCGCTGGCCGCTGAATATGCTGCGCAGTACGGCGTCAATCCCCACTAA
- the msbA gene encoding lipid A export permease/ATP-binding protein MsbA has protein sequence MQQSRLLFFRLAGQFRRYGAIVAATLLAVGVASATDVLLIRQLQNVVDAMRTTASEQVAPVSGVMGMLQGWVDRFLPAQAGQVDLWVIPATILGLAVLRMVSSFAGDYGSVWLSSRVQADLREKMFATIMRLPSRFFDTTTTSLTQSRVAFDASQVSQAGLNVLNVMVRDSVATIGYLILLFSIDVKLALFCMASMPIVAIVVTLAGRRMRHLSKSSQQAVGELTSVLDESIAGQRVVKIFGGQDYEQARFVDVVKRNRQLAVKHAATSAMNSGFIMMLVGITLSSVIYFAMLRAQSGAITPGAFVAFMGALMAMQSPIKNLTKINEPLQRGLAAAESVFGLIDTPLEPDPGTVAPAAVQGNLSLQNVHFRYNSDDPDAPTALSEITLDIRAGETVALVGGSGGGKTTLLGLLPRFYDVSGGQILLDGVDLRDYALLALRRQFALVSQDVILFNDTMAANIAYGDPAPDQDRVEASARAAYAHDFIMQLPQGYATQAGQNGSRLSGGQRQRLAIARALYKDAPILLLDEATSALDTESERQVQAALEVLMRNRTTIVIAHRLSTIESADRIVVMQGGRLVESGSHAALLQQGGAYARLHASQLSPVKNGVG, from the coding sequence ATGCAGCAAAGTCGCCTCCTGTTCTTCCGCTTGGCCGGCCAGTTTCGCCGCTATGGCGCCATCGTTGCCGCCACCTTGCTGGCCGTGGGCGTGGCGTCCGCCACCGATGTATTGTTAATCCGCCAGTTGCAAAACGTCGTCGATGCCATGCGCACGACGGCCAGCGAGCAGGTGGCGCCCGTGTCCGGCGTGATGGGCATGCTGCAGGGCTGGGTTGACCGTTTCCTGCCGGCACAGGCTGGGCAGGTGGACTTGTGGGTGATTCCCGCCACCATCCTCGGCCTGGCCGTGCTGCGCATGGTGTCCAGCTTTGCCGGCGATTACGGTTCCGTATGGCTATCGAGCCGGGTGCAGGCTGATTTGCGCGAAAAAATGTTCGCCACCATCATGCGCCTGCCCAGTCGCTTCTTCGATACCACCACCACCAGTCTGACGCAGTCGCGCGTGGCCTTCGACGCCAGCCAGGTGTCGCAGGCGGGCTTGAACGTGCTCAATGTGATGGTGCGCGACTCCGTCGCCACCATTGGCTATCTGATTTTGCTGTTCAGCATCGATGTGAAACTGGCCCTTTTCTGTATGGCCTCGATGCCCATCGTGGCCATCGTCGTGACCCTGGCGGGACGCCGCATGCGCCACCTGAGCAAGAGTTCGCAGCAAGCCGTGGGCGAGCTGACGTCCGTGCTGGACGAAAGCATCGCCGGCCAGCGCGTGGTGAAGATCTTCGGCGGGCAAGACTATGAACAGGCGCGCTTCGTCGACGTGGTCAAGCGCAACCGCCAGCTGGCCGTCAAGCATGCCGCCACCTCGGCCATGAATTCCGGCTTCATCATGATGCTCGTCGGCATTACCCTGTCTTCCGTGATTTACTTTGCCATGCTGCGCGCGCAAAGCGGCGCCATCACGCCGGGCGCCTTCGTCGCCTTCATGGGTGCGCTGATGGCGATGCAGTCGCCGATCAAGAATTTAACCAAAATCAATGAGCCGCTGCAGCGGGGTCTGGCGGCGGCCGAATCCGTCTTCGGCCTGATCGACACCCCGCTGGAGCCGGACCCGGGGACTGTGGCCCCGGCGGCCGTGCAGGGCAATCTGTCGCTGCAAAACGTCCACTTCCGCTACAACAGCGACGATCCCGATGCGCCCACGGCCTTGAGCGAGATCACGCTCGACATCCGCGCCGGCGAAACGGTGGCCCTGGTGGGCGGCTCCGGCGGCGGCAAGACGACCCTGCTGGGTTTGCTGCCGCGCTTCTACGATGTCAGCGGCGGCCAGATCCTGCTCGACGGCGTCGACCTGCGCGACTACGCCTTGCTGGCCCTGCGGCGCCAGTTCGCCCTCGTCAGCCAGGATGTGATTTTGTTCAACGACACCATGGCGGCGAATATCGCGTATGGCGACCCGGCCCCGGACCAGGACAGAGTCGAAGCGTCGGCGCGCGCCGCCTACGCGCATGACTTCATCATGCAGTTGCCGCAAGGTTACGCGACGCAGGCGGGGCAGAACGGTTCGCGCCTGTCGGGCGGACAACGCCAGCGCCTGGCCATCGCGCGCGCCCTGTACAAGGACGCGCCGATTCTGCTGCTCGACGAAGCGACCAGCGCGCTGGACACGGAGTCGGAGCGACAGGTGCAGGCGGCGCTGGAAGTGCTGATGCGCAACCGCACCACCATCGTCATCGCGCACCGTTTGTCGACCATCGAAAGCGCCGACCGCATCGTCGTCATGCAGGGCGGGCGCCTGGTGGAATCGGGCAGCCATGCCGCCTTGCTGCAGCAGGGCGGCGCGTATGCGCGGCTGCATGCGAGCCAATTGTCTCCCGTCAAGAATGGCGTGGGCTGA
- a CDS encoding XAC2610-related protein has translation MKLIVLLLSLISTAAYGATLHLDKAATGKVRQAADIRYVNHDEKQTYRLKIGKQWIAGSCSSSGTGNLHALLLDMNFDGHADLWVTGYTDSQGRVRCSDVWLWDAPARQYSFNAPLSAIPNLEINIADQRIEGGIANCGCAAQCFYEDSYAWRASKLITIARRAQDCERYREYRLSDKNDLIIVKDEIIDSGNSGQQAIDNVKAYDWQRHARIMRKSWE, from the coding sequence ATGAAACTGATTGTTTTGCTTTTATCCCTAATTTCCACCGCGGCTTATGGCGCCACGCTGCACCTGGACAAAGCCGCGACAGGCAAAGTGCGGCAAGCGGCCGATATCCGCTATGTCAATCACGATGAAAAGCAGACTTACCGGCTAAAAATCGGCAAGCAGTGGATAGCTGGCAGCTGCAGCAGCAGCGGCACGGGCAACTTGCATGCGCTGCTGCTGGACATGAATTTCGACGGCCATGCCGACCTGTGGGTGACCGGTTACACGGATAGCCAGGGACGCGTCCGCTGTTCCGATGTGTGGCTGTGGGATGCGCCAGCGCGGCAATACAGTTTCAACGCGCCCTTATCGGCGATTCCGAATCTGGAAATCAACATAGCCGACCAGAGAATCGAAGGCGGCATCGCCAATTGCGGCTGCGCGGCGCAATGCTTTTATGAGGACAGCTATGCATGGAGGGCCAGCAAATTAATTACCATCGCCCGGCGCGCACAGGATTGCGAGCGCTATCGGGAATACCGCTTGAGTGATAAGAACGACTTGATCATCGTCAAGGATGAAATCATCGATAGCGGCAATTCCGGCCAGCAGGCCATCGACAATGTAAAAGCATATGACTGGCAGCGCCATGCGCGCATCATGCGCAAATCCTGGGAATAA
- a CDS encoding metal-dependent hydrolase family protein, producing MALAQEQHLMDTWQTRGLKPRACDCGGTIFTILHQRVMADMRRRQFLGGAAAMLAPFVGLGLSTGNAIAQQPKTSERPLLLTNLRLFDGTGKAPRSGVNVLVTGASITALLPAGEKVEGAQVIDCQGKLVMPGLIDAHWHTMLAAINQVTAMTSDVGYLYLVAAQEARRTLLRGFTSVRDPGGPAFALQRAIDEGIVDGPRIFPSGAMISQTSGHGDFRLRSEIPRAANAPLGMAETAGMAMIADGEAEVLRRVREQLMLGATQVKMMAGGGVASMYDPLDSTQYSERELRAGVEAAADWGTYVMAHVYTPKGIQRAIRAGVRSIEHGQLADDESARMMRDAGTWWSLQPFLQDADANVYPDAARKASQAIVSEGTVKAYALAQKYGIKTGWGTDILFNAKNTPTQGRQLAKLTRFYDPLTLLAQATGQNGQLLALSGQRAPYPGALGRLAAGALADLLVAEGDPTKNLDFLAHPEESLLLIMKNGRIYKDKLSVPLAG from the coding sequence ATGGCACTGGCACAAGAGCAGCATCTGATGGATACGTGGCAAACGCGCGGCTTGAAACCGCGCGCCTGCGACTGCGGCGGCACCATCTTTACCATCCTGCACCAGCGGGTGATGGCCGACATGCGGCGCCGGCAATTTCTCGGCGGCGCGGCCGCCATGCTGGCGCCCTTCGTCGGCCTCGGCCTGTCCACCGGCAACGCCATTGCCCAGCAGCCCAAGACCTCCGAACGCCCCCTGCTGCTGACCAATCTGCGCCTGTTCGACGGCACGGGCAAGGCGCCCCGTTCCGGTGTTAATGTGCTGGTGACGGGGGCAAGCATTACCGCCCTGCTGCCGGCCGGCGAGAAAGTCGAGGGCGCGCAAGTGATCGATTGCCAGGGCAAGCTGGTCATGCCGGGCTTGATCGACGCCCACTGGCACACCATGCTGGCCGCCATCAACCAGGTGACGGCCATGACGTCGGATGTCGGCTATCTGTACCTGGTGGCGGCGCAGGAAGCGCGGCGCACCTTGCTGCGGGGGTTCACGTCCGTGCGCGATCCTGGCGGCCCCGCCTTTGCCTTACAACGCGCCATCGATGAAGGCATCGTCGACGGTCCCCGCATCTTCCCGTCCGGCGCCATGATTTCGCAAACCTCGGGCCATGGCGACTTCCGTTTGCGCTCGGAGATCCCGCGCGCGGCGAATGCACCGCTGGGCATGGCAGAAACGGCGGGCATGGCCATGATCGCCGATGGCGAGGCGGAAGTGCTGCGCCGCGTGCGCGAGCAGCTGATGCTGGGTGCGACACAAGTCAAGATGATGGCCGGCGGCGGCGTCGCGTCGATGTACGACCCGCTCGACAGCACGCAGTATTCGGAACGCGAACTGCGCGCGGGCGTGGAAGCGGCCGCCGACTGGGGCACGTATGTGATGGCCCATGTGTACACGCCGAAAGGCATACAGCGCGCCATCCGCGCGGGCGTGCGCAGCATCGAGCACGGCCAGCTGGCCGATGACGAATCCGCGCGCATGATGCGCGACGCGGGCACATGGTGGAGCCTGCAACCGTTCCTGCAGGATGCGGATGCGAACGTCTACCCCGATGCGGCGCGCAAGGCCAGCCAGGCCATCGTTTCGGAAGGCACGGTGAAGGCGTATGCGCTGGCGCAAAAGTACGGCATCAAGACGGGCTGGGGCACGGATATCCTGTTCAACGCGAAAAACACGCCCACGCAGGGCCGGCAATTGGCCAAACTCACGCGCTTTTACGATCCCCTGACCTTGCTGGCGCAGGCGACGGGGCAGAATGGACAATTGCTGGCCCTGTCCGGCCAGCGCGCGCCCTACCCGGGCGCCCTGGGCCGCCTGGCGGCAGGCGCCCTGGCCGACTTGCTGGTGGCCGAGGGCGACCCGACGAAAAACCTCGATTTCCTCGCGCATCCCGAGGAAAGCCTGCTGCTGATCATGAAAAACGGCCGCATCTACAAGGACAAATTGAGCGTGCCGCTGGCAGGCTGA
- a CDS encoding Dyp-type peroxidase domain-containing protein has protein sequence MFPPSLWWHVASRVVDEAVAAAKTDQLHAGEAGVMFVGFCRDITVTVGMLRQMYGVGYDGVSKTDRLLDFSTPLSSAIYFVPSIDALLAVGISPADPG, from the coding sequence GTGTTTCCTCCGTCACTGTGGTGGCATGTCGCCAGCCGTGTAGTCGACGAAGCCGTCGCGGCGGCAAAAACTGACCAGTTGCATGCCGGCGAGGCGGGCGTCATGTTTGTCGGTTTCTGCCGCGATATCACGGTGACCGTGGGCATGCTGCGGCAAATGTATGGCGTAGGCTATGATGGCGTCAGCAAGACGGACAGGCTGCTGGATTTTTCCACGCCGCTGTCGTCGGCGATCTATTTCGTGCCCAGCATCGATGCCTTGCTGGCCGTGGGTATTTCGCCGGCCGATCCCGGCTAA
- a CDS encoding GNAT family N-acetyltransferase, whose product MKNITVEYRHNFPLDPADVVRVFDHSGIKRPTGELPRIARMFAAPCLLLSAWVDGELVGLARSLTDHAYCCYLSDLAVDKHYQGLGIGKELVKRTQAIIGDEVSLILLSAPDAMSYYPTLGFELAGNAYVIRRKH is encoded by the coding sequence ATGAAAAACATCACTGTCGAATACCGTCATAACTTTCCTCTTGATCCGGCGGATGTCGTTCGCGTGTTCGATCACTCCGGCATCAAGCGGCCCACAGGCGAGCTCCCGAGAATTGCGCGCATGTTTGCCGCGCCTTGCCTGTTGCTGTCGGCATGGGTGGATGGCGAGCTTGTGGGACTGGCCCGGTCGCTGACCGACCATGCGTATTGCTGCTATCTCTCGGACCTGGCCGTCGACAAGCACTACCAGGGCCTGGGTATCGGCAAGGAGCTGGTCAAGCGTACCCAGGCCATCATCGGCGATGAAGTGTCCCTGATATTGCTCTCCGCTCCCGATGCCATGTCCTACTATCCTACGCTCGGTTTTGAACTCGCCGGCAATGCATACGTCATTCGGCGCAAACATTGA
- a CDS encoding prolyl-tRNA synthetase associated domain-containing protein: MQETLSRWLASSAGDYTLVEHPAVHTIDEALNHVPAMSGLMVKNLFVRDEKGRWHFLVIVPFDKRIDLAALGRLLTVSKLSMASPERLLQHLGITPGSVSLFALLNDSAHTVELVLDQAVWEADSMQAHPLRNAATVALSHATLASFLVHTGHVPRIVTVPAAD; the protein is encoded by the coding sequence ATGCAAGAAACCCTGTCCCGCTGGCTGGCAAGCAGTGCCGGTGACTACACCTTGGTCGAACACCCGGCCGTGCACACCATCGATGAAGCACTGAACCACGTGCCGGCCATGTCCGGCCTGATGGTGAAAAACCTGTTCGTGCGCGACGAGAAGGGCCGGTGGCATTTTCTCGTCATCGTGCCGTTCGACAAGCGCATTGACCTGGCTGCACTGGGGCGCTTGCTGACGGTCAGCAAGTTGAGCATGGCCTCGCCCGAGCGCCTGCTGCAGCACCTGGGCATCACCCCCGGCTCCGTCAGCCTGTTTGCCTTACTGAATGACAGCGCGCACACGGTGGAACTGGTGCTGGACCAGGCCGTATGGGAAGCTGATTCTATGCAAGCACATCCGCTGCGCAACGCGGCCACGGTGGCGCTGTCGCATGCCACCTTGGCCAGTTTCCTGGTGCATACGGGGCACGTGCCGCGCATCGTGACGGTGCCGGCGGCTGATTAA
- a CDS encoding DUF3079 domain-containing protein: MAKPFPLNPKNPERICWGCDKYCPPDAMRCGNGSERTQHPIELFGEGWNDWGLAAADKKEDESKP, translated from the coding sequence ATGGCCAAGCCTTTTCCCTTGAACCCCAAGAATCCCGAACGCATCTGCTGGGGTTGTGACAAGTATTGCCCGCCGGACGCCATGCGCTGCGGCAATGGTTCCGAACGCACGCAGCATCCTATCGAGCTGTTTGGGGAAGGCTGGAATGACTGGGGGCTGGCGGCCGCTGACAAGAAAGAGGACGAAAGCAAGCCTTAA